GGAATGAACTACAAAGGTTATAACATTGCCGTTCATGAATTCGGACATAATGTGGAACAAACAATCAGTCTGCAAGATGTTGATTATTATATGTTGCGTGGTGTGCCGAACACTGCATTTACTGAAGCATTGGCTTTTATTTTCCAAAAACGAGATTTGGAATTATTGGGCCTGACAAATAAGAATCCAGATAAGCAATACCTCGATGACCTCGATCTTTTCTGGTCGACTTATGAGATTATGGGTGTTTCTCTGGTTGATATGGACGTATGGAAATGGTTGTATGCAAACCCGGATGCTACAACTGAACAATTGAAAGAAGCCGTTATTAGTATTGCCATTGATGTTTGGAATAAATACTTTGCTGAAGCATTTGGAATAAAAGATCAACCCATACTGGCAATCTATTCTCACATGATCGATTATCCATTATATCTGGCAGCCTATCCTATCGGACATGTAATCGATTTTCAGGTAGAGAAACAATTGCAGGAAAATGATTTCTCATCCGAAGTGAAAAGAATGTATGCTTATGGTCGGATTATCCCTCAGCTCTGGATGAAAAATGCAGTGGGTATGGAAATATCAACAACACCTATGCTGGAGGCTGTTGATGAAGCTTTGGAAGGGCTGAGGTGACTAGAATGCAGTCGTAGCAACACTTCAAGTCAACCGATGACTGAGAACTTGCGCCAGTTTAGCGACTGTAATACTATCTTTTTCTGAGTCTCAACCTATTTATACTTATTTCTAATGATAAGTCAATAGTTGACAATCGTGGTTCTATGTAAGCAAAAATATCTACAAAGACAGGATCATTTGAAGCCTTTAAACTATTATCCATGGCAGCAACTTTTGAGAACCCTTGCATATAGATTAGCTTAATTCCAAGTGAATTATTTAGCTGATAGCTGAATCCAGCAAATATGTTAGCTGAAATAATATCTTTTGGATAAAAATGTCCCGATTGTTCATAATAAAATGAGTCCAGTTCATACGAGTAGAAATCTTTGAACTCGCCAATCATAACCCTTGTTTTTTGATAATATGGATTAATCCCAAGACAGATGTTAAGCTTTTCATTTTTCATAGGAATAACTACTGATAAAGGAAACTCAAATGATGAAATCCTTATCGTTTGAATAAAATCAATAAAGAATTCTCCTGTCGGTAATTCATAATTATGTAAGCGATAACCAACATCTTTATAGCTAAATCCAACACTATAATTGATTTTTTCAGTTAATCGATTCTGATAGTTAATTCCTACTAATGGGCTAATTTTAGGCAATATTTTATAATATGAGCTATTAAAACTTGAAGATGATGTTTTAAACGGTATAGATGTCGACATTCCACAAACACCATGAATTGCAAATCTGGTTGGAAGTTCCTGTGAAAAAACTGTATTAGAGATTGATATGAAAAGAGAAAGATTTAAACTAAAGTAAATTATTGCTTTCAGCATATTGTAGTAGTATTTATATTCAAATATAGTGAATCTCCTACTTTGTTTTCTTCAGTCGTAGTGCGACTTGAAGTCGGCCTACGACTAAAATGCCAATAGTTTTAATTAGCCAACTTAATCTCTATCAGTTTTTTGATATCTTCAATTATTATTTCATTTTTCACTTCAATCCGAATTCCTCTTCCTTCTGCATATTTTTTTGCTAAGCTGAGTTCTTTTTTAATTTCATCTGAAATTGTGCTGTTTAGTATTTCATTGAACGCTTTTTCACCAAATACAAAAGCAACTTTAAAATATCCATCTCTTGGCAGAAAATAAATAATAGCTCTTTTCTTGTCTTTAATGCGATAGCTCCATCCATATTTTTTACCCGGATAGTTCCAGCCTGTAAGTCCATTAGGGTATTTTTCTAAAACAAAATCATGCAGATGAGCCCACAATGAATCGGTTGTGTTAAGCTTTTTAGCTAAGTCCTCTTTAATTGGCTCAATAGCCTTGTCTTGAAATATGCTTATGTCATCCATGTGGTTATTTTTAATTCCTGCCATACCATTGCATATGTGATATTAGCAGCTTTGTTAATTTTCTGTCAGTACATTTTGTTTGGATTTGCTGATTTCTTAGGAATTTGTTGAATGGAATCCCAGTGCTCACAGATCTTCCCTTTGTTATTAAATCTGAAAAAATCCATTGTTATATATTCATCATTTTCTGGCCATATTTGATGCGTATGCAGTGCCACCAAATCACCTTCGGCAATACACCTGACAAATTCTATTGACTTATCAGGATATTCTTTTTGCATTCGATTGAAGTAATTGACGAATCCTGTCGTGCCATCTTCGACATCAGGATTATGCTGAATATACTCTTCACCAATATACTGACGTATAGCTCCCTCAGGATTTCCTTCATAGGCCATTTTGTAGAAAGCAATAGCATTTTTCTTGTTTTGTTCTAGGTTCATCAGTATATCTTTTCTTTATAATTGACTTAAAAATACAATATTTATCTCAAAATACGCTGTTGGTTTCTGACGAAAATTAGTTATTCCGTATCAGGGGGAATAATACCCATGTTTTGGCAAAGAAGCCTTATTGACAATACAGGAAGCAATGATTTTTCTTCTAAAAATATTCAACTTCATAAAAGAACTCGTAGGTATTTTTTGTGACATTATCAGAAGAATACTCGTAGGTTTTATTATTAAATCTGTCATATTTA
This genomic stretch from Bacteroidota bacterium harbors:
- a CDS encoding DUF3788 domain-containing protein, with protein sequence MAGIKNNHMDDISIFQDKAIEPIKEDLAKKLNTTDSLWAHLHDFVLEKYPNGLTGWNYPGKKYGWSYRIKDKKRAIIYFLPRDGYFKVAFVFGEKAFNEILNSTISDEIKKELSLAKKYAEGRGIRIEVKNEIIIEDIKKLIEIKLAN
- a CDS encoding SnoaL-like domain-containing protein, which gives rise to MNLEQNKKNAIAFYKMAYEGNPEGAIRQYIGEEYIQHNPDVEDGTTGFVNYFNRMQKEYPDKSIEFVRCIAEGDLVALHTHQIWPENDEYITMDFFRFNNKGKICEHWDSIQQIPKKSANPNKMY